A single genomic interval of Arachis duranensis cultivar V14167 chromosome 7, aradu.V14167.gnm2.J7QH, whole genome shotgun sequence harbors:
- the LOC107458771 gene encoding uncharacterized protein LOC107458771, whose amino-acid sequence MLSGCLPWLRGFKLAVVGIIELVLIETALRVVVEVLLRPLELLLIDIIQPKDHDFKEVPTKLRNDDRYWPHFKDAIGAIDGTHVPVIVSAEDQIRCIGRKRIATQNVMAACNFDMEFTFALAGWEGTPHDTRVFLYAIGKYYLVDASYPEKIGYLGPYKGETYHLPEFHRVNRFFGYYEIYNYAHSSLRSVAERTFGVWKKRWKILRDMPSFSYKKQVQIVIATTTLHNYIRRYSTSDCKFKKYNQMDVELEKEDENGDEGEAENGVEKIGDEFLGTMEMVGNNIASSLIGRKN is encoded by the exons ATGCTGAGTGGGTGCCTGCCGTGGTTGAGAGGCTTTAAATTGGCAGTTGTTGGAATTATTGAACTTGTTCTGATTGAAACCGCCCTGAGAGTTGTTGTTGAAGTTTTGCTGAGGCCTCTGGAGTTGCTCTTGATAGACATCATACAACCAAAGGATCATGATTTTAAAGAAGTTCCTACAAAATTAAGGAATGATGATAGATATTGGCCTCACTTTAag GATGCAATTGGTGCTATAGACGGAACTCATGTGCCAGTGATTGTGTCTGCTGAAGACCAAATTCGATGTATTGGTAGAAAGAGAATTGCAACCCAAAATGTTATGGCTGCATGTAATTTTGATATGGAATTTACTTTTGCTTTGGCGGGTTGGGAAGGAACACCTCATGACACAAGAGTATTTTTATATGCAATTG GTAAATACTATTTAGTAGATGCAAGCTATCCAGAAAAGATAGGTTATCTAGGACCATACAAAGGAGAAACATATCATTTGCCAGAATTTCATCGTgttaatagattttttggatACTACGAAATATATAActatgctcattcttcacttaGAAGTGTGGCAGAACGTACATTTGGGGTTTGGAAAAAGAGATGGAAAATTTTACGAGATATGCCTAGTTTTAGCTATAAAAAACAAGTTCAAATTGTTATTGCAACAACGACACTGCATAACTATATTAGACGTTATTCTACAAGTGATTGtaagtttaaaaaatataaccagATGGACGTTGAGCTTGAAAAAGAAGACGAAAATGGCGATGAAGGTGAAGCTGAAAATGGAGTTGAAAAAATTGGAGATGAGTTTCTTGGAACTATGGAGATGGTTGGAAATAATATAGCATCAAGTTTGATTGGCAGAAAAAATTAG